The genomic region GGAAACCCTCCTTCCCCCCACCGCATAAGCCCGCCTCCCCGTGGGGAAGGCGCGTCGCCTGCAGGGCTCTCCCGTGCCTCTGCGCTTTCGCCCGCCTTTCGTCCGCGCGGTTGCCCGGCATCCTTCGCACCCCTTCGCCCTCGCCTCTGCTCTCCCGCAAAGAGGCCGCGCCAGGCTCCGCATTTTCCCCGAAAAGGGAGCGGCATCGCTCCTTGCCCTGTCGCGCAAAGCCCGGCAAGCGCATCCTGCCTTCTTTGCAACGGCGCGTCGCTCCCGCCGCTCTCCGCCGCGGGTACGGCAGGCCCGCGCTGTTGCGAAAAAGGGCATGCCCGGCGGCCCGCCAGCAAGGATGTCATGCAGGGCAGGCTGCTTTTTTGTGGTTCTGCCCTTGCGGCGGCATATCGTTCTTCCGTTTCCGCCGTGCCGTTTCGGGCGGGGGCTGCGGGAACTGTTCCCGCGCAAGGCCCCGCACGCGGCCTTGCCCCGTTTCTTTCCGGCCTGAACACTCCCTGCCCTCCGCAGGCGCGCATGGTGCGCCCTGCCTGTCCGCAGCACGAGCGGCCCCGGACCTGCCGCGCCTCTTCCCTTCCCACGGAGCGACCTTTTCCCTGTTCCCGACGCCGGGGAAGGAAGGCCCGGCGGAAAGCTCCCGGCCGTGTCCGCCATCAGCAACATTCCCCGCTGTCCGGCTCTATGACGGCCTTCTCCTGCGCGGCACAGGCACGGCTTTCTCAGGAAGGCGCGCCTCTGGCGCTTTTTGCCCCTACGGTACCGGCGCGGGGGAGCCATGATAATCATGGCAGGCTGCCGCAGCCGGGTTAAAAAGAAGGAAAGCGGCCCCGGTTACGCGGGACGCGAGGCGCGGGCAGTCCGCGCGGGGCCGGACAAAACGCCCGGCCAGAGACCCTTCAGCCAAGGAGAAAACTCATGTTCAAGCGAATCGGCATACTTCTTGCGGCGGCCTGCCTCATGCTGCCCGGCACGGCCTCTGCCGCCGACCTTGCAGGCGTGTACGTCGCCCCCAAGTTCGTGCTGAATGTTCAGCATTCCAAGGCGGAACTTTCCTACCTCGGGGAAAAACTCGGTTCCGATTCCAAAACCGCGGCACGCGCCGGCGGCGCGCTGGCCCTGGGTTACGATTTCGCCCCCATGTTCGACGTGCCCGTGCGTGCGGAACTGGAATACGGGGCCTACGGCAGCATTTCCAAAACCTCGGGTGAAGGCGACCATGCCGTGCACGCCAAAATCGGCCTTCAGACGCTGCTTGCCAACGTGTACTGGGACATCACCACCTGGAACGGCTTCACGCCCTACATCGGCGGCGGCCTGGGCATGGCCTTTCTCAAGACGGAAGGCCATGTGGACCATTCCCGCCTGATGGCCGACCTTGTAGGCTCCAACAGCGATACGGACACGGTGTTTGCCGGACAGATAGGCCTCGGCTGCTCCTATGCCTTTACGGAAAACGTGTCCGCCGACATCGGCTACCGCTTCCTCACCATGGACAACGGCAATGTTTCCGGCATCGCCCGCGACATGCGCCTGAATTCCAAGGACAACTACGTCCATCAGTTCATGATGGGCCTGAGAGTGACCTTTTAAGTCCGGGTGACGCCGGGCTCCTTTTATACGGGACACGCTGTACAGGGTGCGGGGCCTGCACGGTGGGCATGGCGTTCAACGCCGGGAGTGAATCCCGGCTGCTTATGCCCACCGGCCCGGCCGCCCGAAGGCCGGCCGGGGGCGACACCATCGCCCGGGCAACGCCGGGGCCCGTCTGCTCCAGACACGCTGTACTGTACACAACGCCTGCACGACTCGGGCCTTGCTTACGGCGGAAGTGAATTCCGCCTGTGACCTTTCCTTCGCCCGGGCGGCACAAAGGCCCGTCTGCTCTGGACACACTGTACAGGGTGCGAGGCCTGCACGACTCGGGCCTTGCTCACGGCGGAAGTGAATTCCGCCTGTGACCTTTCCTTCGCCCGCGTGGCACAAAGGCCCGTCAGCTCTGGACACGCTGTACAGTGTGCGGGGCCTGCACGACTCGGGCCTTGCTCACGGCGGAAGTGAATTCCGCCTGCGCGGCCCTCGCGGCCCGGCCGCCTGAAGGCCGGCCGGGGACCCCCGTGCGCTGATATAAGGCCATCCTTCGCAAACCGGGGAGGCGACACCATCGCCCGGGTGACGCCAAGGCCCGTCTGCTCCAGGCACGCTGTACAGTACACAGAACATGCATGACTCGGGCCTTGATTTCCGCAAACGAAGGCGGAATAAAACGCAAAAAAAAAAGACTTCGCTTTCCGGCAGCGGCAGGACCGAACGCTGAGCAGGCTCCCGCCTTTGTCAAACAAGGTGGAGTACGGCAACCGCCCATCGTCCCGCTCTTTCCCTCCCTCTTGTATGGTACTCCCCGGCAAGGCAGGATATTGCCATCGCCTGTTTCGCGTATCGCACGCTTACGGCCGTATCTCCGCACCGTTGTGGGAAGGGGAAATATGCCGTACACTCCGCATCATGGCCTGCACGCACGTTCCGCCTGCCGGAATGACGGCCGTACGGCGCACCAAAAAAAGCTGCACAACGCCGGGGCAGCCAAGGAGCCTTCTCATGCGGGGAAAAATCATCACTGGCATTTTTCTTGCCGTTCTGGCGCTGATTTTCTGGCACGCAAGCCATACGGGGATTCTTCCCCCGCTTCGAGATTCTCTGATGCAGGCGGCATACATTGCCGCGGCCGCGTTCGCGCTCTCCGTACTGGCGGATTACATCCGGCGCTTTCAGGGCAAGGCAAGCTCAACCAGGTTCATGCTGCGCGTCTTTCTCGGCGCTTTTCTGCTGGGCATGATTCTTTACCTGGGCTTTGCCTATGCGATGACGGCCCTGCCGGAAAAAACAGCAACGCCGCTCCGCCTCGCGCTGGTACGCATATTTTCCCAGATAATAAGCCTGCTTTCCAAGGTATTTTAGCAGGGTGCGCCTTGCCTTTGCTCTTACGCTGCCCAGCTTTTCCTTCGCCCGCGTGGCACAAAGGCCCGTCAGCTCTGGACACGCTGTACAGTGTACGGGGCCTGCACGGTGGGCATAGCGTTTAACGCCGGGAGTGAATCCCGGCTGCTTATGCCCACCGGCCCGGCCGCCTGAAGGCCGGCCGGGGGCGACACCATCGCCCGGGCAACGCCGGGGTCCGTCTGCTCCAGACACACTGTACAGTACACAACGCCTGCACGACTCGGGCCTTGCTTACGGCGGAAGTGAATTCCGCCTGCGCGGCCCTCGCGGCCCGGCTGCCCGAAGGCCGGCCGGGGGCCCCTGAGCGTTGAGAAACGCCTTGATTTCCG from Mailhella massiliensis harbors:
- a CDS encoding outer membrane protein, with protein sequence MFKRIGILLAAACLMLPGTASAADLAGVYVAPKFVLNVQHSKAELSYLGEKLGSDSKTAARAGGALALGYDFAPMFDVPVRAELEYGAYGSISKTSGEGDHAVHAKIGLQTLLANVYWDITTWNGFTPYIGGGLGMAFLKTEGHVDHSRLMADLVGSNSDTDTVFAGQIGLGCSYAFTENVSADIGYRFLTMDNGNVSGIARDMRLNSKDNYVHQFMMGLRVTF